The genomic region ggatgttggtgtcaagtcttggttttcttttgatttttatttttttggtgacatgtcttttagcttttccgggatgtctctgactagagattctatctccaggatgtctttgactagaaaggcaaggatggggtatcgtcacctatttttatttgctgtttgtggattgtctcttagtaatgctatgacttgtccaaggatatgaggacactgtgagtctagtgtgaactgggacattccttgtttgtaactgtcttatctccatgcaaatgggtacaatgactttctgggtcgaacatatgccttgattgtcataacctacttgccataataaagctcaatgatgataatgcacaagaagctcctttcactttcatatcttctatcttccatccccctttcttgattgacttccatcgtccttctcgagttcgcgtagcctgctatcacatgactgagtataatgacacaccaaaaatatttgcatttcatgtaattgcacctgcattaccacatataagcatttcatacatacatatagatatcacgaCTGCATCACAccatgcacacaacacatattagcacattttacatttgcattatcatattcatctgcatttcatacattcacatttgcattggcataacatataaaaatataaaagaacaaaaatattgcatttcattatgtacatatttgcatccacatcataaccatcacatagaaacatacatcatgaaacatctcatcacataggtacgcatgcatatagttgccgcaaagatgaatcatctcatatatataatcataagtgtcatgatacaatgatgtcaaaatcatatggctacaatcacccgaaggtgtctacatcatcatacaaaatggtacaaaattgatacatagggagccctctacggctacgatgagctccctccctcaaagccggctggccttgatggagtctgagccctggaaggactcgccccatgatcatctctcctgACCCCTGTGTCCTTTGCAGCCACCCCTCATGTTGCCCTATccggacaaaggaacccactgataactcctgccaacactgttggtagtgctaatcctgtccatgtcatggtatcccatgccacatgtcctacccttatctccagtcctggatcctagaacactcatctaagggcatccctatctccatctcgatcgtatgaaatcagctccccatcgatcgatatccacagaatcctgtatacatcctccagggtgactgtcatctcccccatcggcaaatgaaaagtgcaagtcgcagagtgccatctctctgccagtgcagtcagcaatcccatattcgcctgaaactcaggcacatacagaatatgtctcaatcccatagcctcaatcgcaactCGGTCCTCGgttgtcaactcaggtcacaacctctgagtcgatgggaatctctcccgtgactccagcataggcaaatactcctgcagtcacacaaatcaatcatctcagtcctagtgacactcactgttcatcacaaagtgttgcttctatcctagtgacactcactgttcatcacaaagtgttgcttctatcctagtggtactccctattcatcacaaagtactatgtgtttggcactccctattcatcacaaagtgctgctcacatttgcactcactgttcatcacaaagtgttgctcatattttagtactccatgttcatcacaaagtactatatcttggtactcactgttcatcacaaagtgccttgatctatcttatcctagggcctatgcttgagtgaatcctcttgagaagtttactaattggcaacgtatgttctatcacagaattgtcaatcctagccctatttgctatcctagttttccctagaggacctacttgagtgtatcctctcagcagcttatccaatcgacagcatatgttcatcacagaactatcgatttgacctagaagacacaaattcacatttttggacacaaacacgctttccttacataaacatgcatttattacattacctagcatgcattaatgacaacaataaatgcatcaaagtataaggaggttttgtggaacttactggctctcctgcctcagctggcctctggaatcgatgaacgcggttgaatctgtgaaccaaagccatcgctactgactgctgctactcttttctctctctgcactctaatctcttggagttgtagatgacaatgaggatgtatttccctcatggtctatcttatagactaccctagcactcatttcccgagttagtcttcattatcccgtgactctgtcactttatccgatcagtccattctatcccgtctttcttattgagagattgtctgcgatgtttttagacattttttcatccaatctctcgagggggcatatcattcccattttggggcaactttgtatcagttcatattatcttctttgaaacaacgcaacaagctgcattgtctcaaagaggggcaaaatgtagacacctaaaattgtcatgtctaattaaataaatatctttatttatttaattaattcatttatcctcttctagccatatttctcatttaaataaatacatttatttatttaaattgtccttttcctaaattaaataaatattttatttatttaatttgatcccacttcctctattaattaaataaatctttatttatttaattaattcattagccttttctacctatgacacatgtcattcatctcttaattcctacactacctaccctctcattattttattattttcatattttctctacctaccctctaatcatagccggcctcttttacacctctcaatcttatccctccatttcatatagtgtcttctatataaggagatgcttccttcattatcaaaccctgactacttgatcaatttgactacttggcatatgcgatcctacttgcaaccacattttgttctttgttgagctcttgtgcacataaaatctaagagcaaatatatcaagcaagatcaatggagataggaagaatggagatccaaaccctattggaaatgtgatggtataatctttgtgatttcatttgatttgcattgtcttagataatcttcatatgttatggtggatctttgttgttgttaggctagggttttgtggttgaattcatttagcctttcaatattgttattattgttatccattttcaccatttacagataCTAATAATcttctaaaaataataaaattattttatatgtGTGTCTCATAAAATCGTATCAATCTCCTTTACATTAAAAACAAAATTACAGCCAAGAAACAAAacattaagaaaagaaatattattaGTTGACCTTTTGATTAGTTGTTTCTCATGACCAGTGTAACCTTAGTGAGTCAAATCTACTTGTCTTCATTATATTAGCTACAACTAACTTTGTTGTATGTAACAAAGTACTTATGTGTGATGAATAACATGATATATTTGTTACACAAGACATTTTCAATGATAAATGATCCATATCATTTATTAAATCTTCTGCCTTTGACAGATAATGCCTAATCAAAAGATACTTTGTGTGATGTAATGCAACATTAGGCCTTAAAAATAACGATTCAATATATTTCATGAATCatagtttgttgcaaatgaaccatATCATAGAGCGCAAGAAATTTTTCATTAGAAATATACAACATAGGTAGAAAAGAAACATGTACCTTAATGCATATTTATAGCCTAATTAGAATCTCAAACAATGATAATATAGACAAAAAATGTGTTCTTGATATTTTATCACCAACCAATCATTTTTACTCCCACAAAAGCGAAGCCAATATAGGAACATTCACATATAAAATCCTTTTCCAATCTTATTTATATCAACCAAATTATTATTCAATAATCATACACAGAAGGTTTTATATCCTACCTCACCATATCTCATGGATTTGAAATGGTTTTGAAAATCCTCAATCGACCTTAACTCTTTTGCCATGTGTGTGTTCAATCATTTCGCAAGAGAAATAATAGAAGCCATTCCTTGTTCTCCCCCTTTTTCCAAAAAACATCTGAGGGTGTTTTTAAGCCTCTCAATTGTCACCGCAAAACCGATTTGGTTAAACAAGCAATTGAATATTAATTCTCTGATCAACATTAAACTATAGTAAAAGATTTATTTAACTTAATTAATCAATAACATAAAAATTTAACTACTAGTAGCATTGAATTTAAAttcaataattttaattatttacctATTATTTTTGCACCTGATTATAACTTTTAATTAAACCTTAATCAATTAAATATATtaactttaattaattaaactatatatctttatttaataattttaattaattaattctatttgtGATTGCTATTTTAATAAAactaatcatatatatataatttgcttCATTGGtttaagttttaaaaataattatttttttatctaaCCAAGGAGGGGCATTAATTacaatattattttgtaatttttaaataatattttgcaaacgttaatatttattttttattcatattAAATATACTTGATACAAcaacttctattttattttcttttaattagTTCTACTTCTTCATTTACAAAATAATAAGTTTGTAAATGATTTACACAAGAGAATTACTTAGTATATTgatttaataaaaaaatcattgacaaaaaaaaaagattaaattatAAAATTCTATTAGAAACCAAGTATAAACTACTCTCAGAAGAATAATAATTTAACCATATAATTAAAATTTCAACAATAAATTTTACTATTTGACAAAAGTGGTGTAAAAATCTGCTACAATCTACATGATCTAAAGGTATTCCATAAATGCCATCTTGTTGAAATTTAATGTTTAGTGGGAATGCCAAATCACTATAAATACACATAAGATTGAGTATATTGTTATTATAGTAACAAAATTATGcatagaagaaatatggagatactAAAAAGCCACAACTAGAAAGTGACAATCATGCTTATTTTAATTAGATTATTGTTATAATTGATACTAATAATATTctaaaaacaataaaattattttaaatgtgTGTCTCATAAAATTGTATCAATCTCTTTTACATTAAAAAGAAAATTACAGTCAAGAAACAAAacattaagaaaagaaatattattaGTTGACCTTTTGTTTCTCATGACTAGTGTAACCTTAGTGAGTCAAATCTACTTGTCTTCACTATATTAGCTACAACTAACTTTGTTGTATGTAACAAAGTACTTATGTGTGATGAATAACATGATATATCTGTTACACAAGACATTTTCAATGATAAATGATCCATATCATTTATTAAATCTTCTCCCTTTGATAGATAATGCCTAATCAAAAGATACTTTGTGTGATGTAATGCAACATTAGGCCTTAAAAATAACGATTCAATATTTTCATGAATCATAGTTTGTTGCAAATAAAGCATATCACGGAGCGCAAAATTTTTTTCATTAGAAATATAAACATAGGCAGAAAGGAAACATGTACCTTAATGCATATTTCTAGCTTAATTAGAATCTCAAAAAATGATAATATAGACAAAAAAATGTGTTCTTGATATTTTATCACCAACCAATTCTCAAGAAAACACACTTAGCCAAAAATGATTTTTTCCATAATGTACAATCATAACATTCCATGAGGTCATATTTCTTTAAATAATTATTTCAAAACACTTCACTCCGTATTAATATCACAAACTCTCTGTAATAAATTTTAAAATGCATTTGAACTAGAAGAAGCAAATTTGTGCAATGCAACAATATGATTATCAAATgaaaatcaatccatctatcaagcTCTCACCAAAAGTTAATGATGCAATTGCACACCAAAAATAATAAGATAACAACCATGCGTAAATTTTTTTATTAAGCATTCCATATCATATAATTGACCTTAAAGACATCTTTACTATATGTCTTATAtactaaaatattattattaatactaatataCATAATTAAAATTGCTACACAACCCGTAAACACCCTCACTACTGACCCTTCTACGTCGTACATATCCTCGCTTTAAAGCTCTCACAATAATACAAGTACATATTTGTACCATATTGAATACTCTCAATGATGACTTAGATATAGAAACTTACATACACGTTTTTATAGCTGTAATTTATATAGAAATACATTTTTCTATGTATCAGACAGGTTGAACTAAAATATACTGACTATAGCTTTTCATATGGATGATGATATAAAAGGGTGAGCTTCATTCTCCATGGCCTGTGCCAATTCTAGCTGAAACTTTTGCATGGCATGAGATGGTAAACAAATAGGAACCAACTTTCCTTCAACTCCATTGCTGTTACGATAAGGAATGAAAAAGGTGAGAACACCTGGCACAACTCCCGCCCCACCCGTGGTAGGTCCACCATAGATTGCTTTCCCCCATCCAAAATCCACATCTCTAAATTGAATCTTGGTAATATCAGAAACCATAAAGCTCCCCACCACAGTAAAATGTGAATGCCCTTTGATCTCCATCAAGTCTATCACCGAACATATGTATTCATTATTAACAACGGTTTTGGCTTTGATAATTAACTCTACTGCATATGACAAGGAATTGTTTAACAACATTCCAGCTGTGGTCTTGGCGCAAGCAAAGACTATTGCGTTGCCATAGTAGCCACGTGGAAGCGGTGGCTCAAATGTAGAGCGAATTTCTAGTGGGAACATGAACCGCACCTCTTGCTCTACCGCCATGTTGAGCGCTTTGGTTCTCAAACGCCATAGGAACCCTGATAATGCTTCAAAAGTTGAGCTTTTCATGCATGCTCTTCTTTTTAGGGTCTCGATTTCCTTTGGCCCAAAGAAGTAGGAAGCGTGGCTCAATTTATCTACATCTACAGACATGATTtttccttcatcttcttcatatTCATAGAGAGGTAAGCTTATTGAGGGTTTCAAGCGAGGCTTGAGGGTTTCCCTTTTCCATACCGGTAGAATTGACATGCCACTTGCTCCCATGGCTATTTCTCCTAGAGCTGTCAGGAATTGAGCTAGTCCCATCCCATCCATAATGATGTGATTCATTACTATAGCAAATATAAAACCTTTACATTTGAGTCGGGTCACCTACAAATTTATCACAAGTAAGTTGTATCTAATATTAGAGATTTGAAAAAAATACTATCAATTCTAATTATTAATTCAATAATACAAAATCTAAGTACAACTACAATTAAAAATAAGGTTTAATATGGAACTTGTTAATATAATATACTAATTATCACTAAACAACTTAAGAAAGAATAGAAATTTACATATATTTGGCTTTGGCTTTACCATTGTTCACGCAAGTTTTAAAATTAgaaacaaggttaaatgaaaatAAATGGAAAAGTTAATAGACATTTTGAAatgtttgtaatttaaaaatagttattttattaattaaaaatatgataATTTATTATTCATAAAAATGAATAGAATATTATAACTTAGTTTGTAGTTTATATTAAATCAATCAAGTTTTAAATTAAAGATGAAATCATTCAAAATAAGGCTAATTTTAGGCATTAGTAATAAAATAGAGTTATTAAGTAGTGACATCAATCTTATTAGGAGGGAGATCATGGTTCATAAAGACCACCCTCAACTTCCTACATTTTATTCAATAAGTATTTGAGCACAAATAGGGTAAATTGTTAACTCCAAGTTAGAGAACCTTCCAAAACCTATCCAACCAATAGCATCATACCCATGAGAATAATTTAAAGGTGTATTATAGGGTTCTCACTACTTGAAAATAGCATAATCCTAACATCCTTCCAATTGAGAGCATCAAGATTGGGATTCATGGTCTTATTTACCACCCTAGCCACAACCACACACACAACTATAAGGTAGAGAGAAGATAAGAGTTGGAAAGCTAGTAATTGTGAATAGAACACATCGTTGTAATCAAGAAACTCTAGTACTAGCACAACATTGTGATCTTATACATAAAAtgtataagaaaattaaaataaatgttaGCTTTATTATACAATGAAATATAATTATTAGCCAATCAAACTAGATAGATAGTTCAATTTATATCTTCTCCAAATACTAAAGAAGATACCTACCCTCAAAGTAAgtcaaatcagaaaaaaaaaaaaaaaaaaaatgataattaagCTCAATGATGTAACAAAACCATAATACATGAGATACTTGAAGAAGTCATGTATATAACTTCACACTTCTTAAAATTGAAGTCAAAGATAGGATATATGTTTGAGGATATCTAATTATCCATACAAAAGGAAATGATAATAAAATACTTCTAGATGATAGAAATGAGATTTCACTTGAAAACTTGGTCAATAATGTATAATACAAAATTATCCAATTTAGGCTAAAACTAACCACCCAAATAGTTTAGATCTATCAATGTAAAGTGCCAAACACCTCATATATTCCTTATAGTGTTTGTAATTATTCAATAATGTTTTAATATACTATTTCAAATCCTTCTACTAGGACTTTAAGTACCTAATCCTAATTTTATGAATTATATTAGAAGGAATGACATCACTAACAATCTAAAAGGTTTCTTGTTCGTAATTAGATAGCTAAAATTTCAACTTATCGCTCTATCAAAGATGTCTAGAAGAGTTTTGATTCTTTTAATAAATAATTTGAAAGaatgaactaaaaagaatttaaaaaaagaATGATCTTGAGTAGATAAAAGTAGAATGTATAAAAAAGAATGCTAAATCCAAAATGCACTTAATATCTATATTAATAATAGATGATTTCTCAACTCATGAATCAAATATTATTATCTATTTCATACCATATCCTCCAAAAACATTGCAAAAGAAAAGAGTGTTTTCTTGTATCCTTaacaattttttattaaaatttctttaaaatttatttaataaattttttagaAGTTTAATAATCCTCAaaagtttatttattatttatttaaaaaattactattattttttaaatcatatttttaaatgttttcaaattattctccataaataactttataatttaatttaaccaATAAATTTgagtttttctttaaattaatcaaTTTTTATGTAAGGATTCATAACTGAAATTTAATAATTCTGGTATAAAATATTAAGATCAATAAT from Cryptomeria japonica chromosome 3, Sugi_1.0, whole genome shotgun sequence harbors:
- the LOC131068524 gene encoding benzyl alcohol O-benzoyltransferase isoform X2, yielding MRMLLWPSLEIFSRLFPAGMACCTTFSPHKMSSALRFFSFRMGADLKFKVTRQEAVLVAPCLPTPKEHLYLSNIDDQAGLRFHIPVAFFYKHSYLKEDQDPAKIIRKALEKVLVHYYPLAGRLREAASGKLKVECTGEGVLFVEADADVTLAEFGDLHPPFPCWDDLLHDILTPQTLINSPLLLIQVTRLKCKGFIFAIVMNHIIMDGMGLAQFLTALGEIAMGASGMSILPVWKRETLKPRLKPSISLPLYEYEEDEGKIMSVDVDKLSHASYFFGPKEIETLKRRACMKSSTFEALSGFLWRLRTKALNMAVEQEVRFMFPLEIRSTFEPPLPRGYYGNAIVFACAKTTAGMLLNNSLSYAVELIIKAKTVVNNEYICSVIDLMEIKGHSHFTVVGSFMVSDITKIQFRDVDFGWGKAIYGGPTTGGAGVVPGVLTFFIPYRNSNGVEGKLVPICLPSHAMQKFQLELAQAMENEAHPFISSSI
- the LOC131068524 gene encoding benzyl alcohol O-benzoyltransferase isoform X1 — protein: MRMLLWPSLEIFSRLFPAGMACCTTFSPHKMSSALRFFSFRLLSSSTFDRMGADLKFKVTRQEAVLVAPCLPTPKEHLYLSNIDDQAGLRFHIPVAFFYKHSYLKEDQDPAKIIRKALEKVLVHYYPLAGRLREAASGKLKVECTGEGVLFVEADADVTLAEFGDLHPPFPCWDDLLHDILTPQTLINSPLLLIQVTRLKCKGFIFAIVMNHIIMDGMGLAQFLTALGEIAMGASGMSILPVWKRETLKPRLKPSISLPLYEYEEDEGKIMSVDVDKLSHASYFFGPKEIETLKRRACMKSSTFEALSGFLWRLRTKALNMAVEQEVRFMFPLEIRSTFEPPLPRGYYGNAIVFACAKTTAGMLLNNSLSYAVELIIKAKTVVNNEYICSVIDLMEIKGHSHFTVVGSFMVSDITKIQFRDVDFGWGKAIYGGPTTGGAGVVPGVLTFFIPYRNSNGVEGKLVPICLPSHAMQKFQLELAQAMENEAHPFISSSI